GTATGATGTTCCCTATTATTTAGAcaacaaattttaatacaaCATTGTACTAGTTTAAGGAATAACTACTTTATTTACTTAAATAAATACTAGGAACATATATATAAGAACGTACCCAAGTAGCTTTTCAATTTCTATGTTTCCACAGTTGAAAAGCACATATAGATGAACCTTAATCCAATCCTTGTCTTCCAACTCTACTGATTTACCATCTTTGTTTCTTCTTGACCCAATTGAGTATCCAACATGTATGTTTTGTTCATTCTTAGTTTTGATAGTATCATTTAGAAATCTAGAACAAAACGTGATACACTCATCTGCCAAATACCCTTCAGCCATGGACCCCTCCGGTTTACTCCTATTGCGGACATAATTAAGATTTCAATTTGCACAGGTATCGCTCAATTCCGAACATCCATCTAAGGTGCACTGGTCCTCCAAATTCCAGTTCCTTACACAAATGAACTGGAAGGTGAACCATGATGTCGAAAAAGGCAGGTGGAAAGATTGTTTCTAACTGACAGAGGATTTCAATTATTTCCTCTTGCAACTTAGGAATATCCTCCAGGTCAATCACTTTGCCGCATAAACCCCTAAAAAAAGCACTCAATCTCAGCAAAGCCACTGCAACCTCTGGTTTTGAGGTCTTTACGACAGCAAATTGTAGTAAATACTGAAGCATAAAGTGTGCATCGTGACTTTTATACCCAAATATCTTTCTTTCAGCAATATGTACGCAGCGACTAATATTAGATGCAGTTCCATGTGGAAGCTTTGCATTCTTGAAAACTGAGCAGAAaagcttcttttcttttttagtcATGTCAAAAATTGCGGCCCTGATTTCATATTGATTGGTATCACCAATTCTGATAGGGTGAAGAGCCTTACGAATACCCATTTCCTGTAGATCTTTTCGAGCACTGAGATGATCTTTCGTCCTACCGCCAAGATTCAACAGAGTCCCTAATATTTtatcacaaatatttttttctatgtGCATTAGATCTAGATTATGCCTAACCAGGTTTTCCCTCCAATAtggtaattcaaaaaatatggaCTTCTTTTTAAAGGGACACCCTGTCTCTCGTTTCCTTTTCTTTAAATCTCGCTTTCCGAAacaattctcatatccaaataaTAGTTCTTCAATGTCCATTCCAGACAATGGAGGTGGAGAAACATCTGTTTCGACCATACCATTGAATCTTTTATAGTCGTACCTAAGCTTGTGGCCAGGAGGAAGGAACTTTCTATGATTCATGTAGACAACTTTTCGACTATGTTTCAAATAGGTTGAAGAAGTACAATAGTGGCAATTGGGACAACCTAACTTACCTTTCGTGCTCCACCCCGATAAAACTGCATACCCCGGAAAATCACTGATGGTCCATAATAGACTCGCGTGCAACGTAAAGGTCTGGTCAGCGTGGGAATCATAAGTTTCTAAACCTATGTCCCATAATTCTTTTAACTCTGCAACCAGTGGCTGCAAATACACATCTATGTCGTTACCAGGGTAC
This genomic window from Daucus carota subsp. sativus chromosome 7, DH1 v3.0, whole genome shotgun sequence contains:
- the LOC108194417 gene encoding uncharacterized protein LOC108194417: MTWISLPKHSEGYSNGATHFVRNAFDNFSIGNELRCPCKDCSNRFWISPDNVYEHLVFNGPCPSFSNWIFEVSTDKFRKPDDVGMDDSDMCIGLGDDFDEMIRNEGRARNGMNKAAKDFYKLVQEGKQPLFPGSENFTQLGFIVRLYQLKCSHGFTESAFSGILQLLKEAFPNVNLPSYFSVAKKMIRDLGLDYEKIHACPNDCMLYWSENKDEIKCKFCGASRWVVSKKDNRAPFSTKVQENSSKIPAKVLRYFPLKPRLQRLFMCKEYSELMKWHAVGRTKDGKLRHPADAEGWRSMDASHPKFAAEIRNVRLGLAADGVNPYRSMNISHSTWPVVLVNYNLPPWLIMKPENLILSTLIPGPEYPGNDIDVYLQPLVAELKELWDIGLETYDSHADQTFTLHASLLWTISDFPGYAVLSGWSTKGKLGCPNCHYCTSSTYLKHSRKVVYMNHRKFLPPGHKLRYDYKRFNGMVETDVSPPPLSGMDIEELLFGYENCFGKRDLKKRKRETGCPFKKKSIFFELPYWRENLVRHNLDLMHIEKNICDKILGTLLNLGGRTKDHLSARKDLQEMGIRKALHPIRIGDTNQYEIRAAIFDMTKKEKKLFCSVFKNAKLPHGTASNISRCVHIAERKIFGYKSHDAHFMLQYLLQFAVVKTSKPEVAVALLRLSAFFRGLCGKVIDLEDIPKLQEEIIEILCQLETIFPPAFFDIMVHLPVHLCKELEFGGPVHLRWMFGIERYLCKLKS